In Segatella copri, the DNA window CAAAGGAATCTAAGATACACAGCATCATATCGGTATCATCAGTCCAGTCGCCTCTTTGCCAACGACGACGATGATCATCCTGTACGATTTGTGAATAGTCCTCTATCCCATTAGGATAAAAACGATCCACCTCTTGCTTGGACATAAACTCCGTGCTCAGTCCCAAGGCATCTCCTACAGCTTGCCCGAAGATTGTGCCGAGGAATCTTTCTTTTAGAGTTTCATTTTCCATATTTTTTTCATTCATACAACCAACAAATCGTAAAGTCATCCATATCAATCACTCCTTGGTGATATAATCCTTTTAGATATTCCTCAAAAGTCAATTGATTATCAGATGCTTGAATTAATTTATCAATAACGTCGTTCTTGAAATTAGACCTCAATGTTTCTGCCGTCTTTAGTAATTGAGAATTACCAGACTGCTTTAGATATTCCTCTGCAAGTTCTTCGCTAAATTCCTTATAATGAGCTAACTCATACATCATTAAAATACAATGAGATAAAGCATCGCTGGCAGCAAAAACTACAGACGAACCATCTAACACAATTTCACCATTTCTAAAGCCTTCTTCTTCCAACGGGTCTTTGCAGCTTACCAATCTTGGCGGATTACCGAGACATGCCAATTTCGTAAAACAGTGTTCTAAGATAGTTGTTTGAAAACTATAATGGAAAGGACCTAGTATACCATCATGAGGATAGAACGCACTCAACTTTATTAAGTCATCTTCTTCCGCATGACTCGTCACATCTGCAATAATTGCATCGGAATATTTCTTTAAGATATTCTCTCACTTCCTTCGTTTAGATTCTACTATAATCATTCGAACACCTCCTTGCCAAAAGATTTTTCAAATCTTTGCTTAGTAAAAATATCCATATTTTTACATCCGTGAAAAGCTCCTTCACGAATTATTACATTTTCATTTATATTAGATATTAATCGCAAAGAGTCACAACTATCGAAGGCCCCGACACCAATATATGATAAAGACTTTGGGCAAGACACACCTACCAAATTCATACAAGCTGAAAATGCAGAATCCGCAATATACTCAACACTATCAGGAATATTCAAAAATTTAATTTTTTGGTTAAAGTCAAACGCACTTAAACATATCATCTTGGTACCTTGACGAATTGAATAATTATCAACCAACAGATCAGACCCTGACAATAATAAAGTCCCATCGTTACTATATCTTACTCCATATTCATCAACAATTGAGTTTTTCCAAACATCATCAGTAACCTCTGATAACATTTTCTCAGTTAACCGATTAAGCAACCTAAAATATCTATTAACGCTCTTCGGTAATTTTCTTTTTGTACATACCATAAAAAAAATAGAAAGAAGGTGCATTATATCTTCATCGTACATAAAGCCTTGTAAAGTAGACATGATTTTACTCTTACTTAAGTCACGATAATCCTCAGCAGAGAAAAGTAATCTATCTGTAGCACCATATTCATCAAGCAAAGAAGATTCCAATGAAATAGCTTTCAAGGATAAAGCGATGCTTGCCAAAGCAAAGTCATCAATACTTTCATCAAAATCATCGACGGTTCTCAAAGGATGAGAAAAGTCCTTTGTACCAAATGTTGGAGACTTCTGTCCCTTCATGGCAGGAACAAACATACCATCATAATCTACCAAAGTCAGATTTCCATCAGGACGAACCATGATATTGTCTGGCTTAATATCACCATGAGCAAATGGCTGAGAACGTAGCCATGCAGCCATTTTGCAAAAGCGATAGCAAAGCATAGCCATGGCATAATTGTCTTGATAGTTTTCTGCAATGTAATTCTCCATTGTTTCACCATCAATCCAATCCATCAGAAGAACAGGAAATTCGTCTTCCTCACAACTGCTATCTACGAAGATTTCTTTGTCTAAGTACTTTACAGAAGTAATATAAGAAGAATCTACGAACTCCAACTCATCTGCAATCTGGCGATAAGCCTCAGCTCTACCTTCTTGTTCTTCAGTAAAACACTTTAAGGCATAGCATTTCCCTGTCTGTTCATCTTTCATTTTGAACACGACAGCAAAGGCGCCACTGCTACGATATGGTTCACCATGATCATCTAGCACTGGTACCAAATGAGCCAACTCATCAAGATTGTTACTAGTATCTTGTATGGCTCTAACATATTCTGAAATTAACGGATATTGCATAGCTCTTTCTTCTTTATTCTCCTTTTTTTCTATCTTCGTCTATATACAAATATTGCTCACAACCAGCTTCCTTTATCAGTTTAAGCCATTTCTTTTCTTTTACCTTTGCACCCAGGAATCAAGTTAGGATATTTGGTTAATGGGTGTTAAGGTGAACTATCTTTCTTTCAAGGTATGCCCTTTCTCATGTCATAGTCCTTATATAATCCAGCCAACTTTCTTGATTCCATTTAACTATTAAATGTCAAAATTATGGATAAAGAACTTTACATAGGCGTGGATGTCTCAAAGCAGACTCTCGACCTTGCTTATTATGACGGAGAAAGCATTGATTGGAAGAAAGCCCATATAAAGGTGAGCAACAACAATGCAGGTTTCAAGAAAATTGGTTCATGGGTGGCAAAGGTAAGCAAGGGGTTTGATATAGTCTTGTTCTGTATGGAATATACAGGACTTTACACCCAAAACTTTAGACTGTGGTTGGAAGAGAAACATTATATTTATAGGATGGTGGAACCTCGCAAGATGCATCGCTTTGAGCCAGACTTGGATGATGGACTGCGTTCGCTCGACCGCATCAAGACTGACGAGCTTGATTCTTTCCGCATAGCCATTTACTGTGAGCAGAACCACAGAAAGATTCTTCGCAACCCATCAAAACTTCCTTCTCCTGTATATTTTAAGTTGAAGAGGCTTTTGGCGGAACGCAAGCAGACAGTCAAGCAGTCAGTCCTTTACAAGCAGCAGCTTCATGATATATGTGCGTATGACACAGATTTGTCTGTGGAACGTAAGAATGGGCAACTTAAAACGCTCAATGATGCACTTAAAGGCATAGACAATGAAATTGACATGTACATAAAAGAAGATGCGGACATCAGCAAGAACTTTTCCCTGCTGACATCAATACCTGGTATTGGGCGTGTTGTCGCACTTGAAACCATTGTCTTGACCGAAAACTTCATGGCAATAGATAACCCACGTAAATACGCTTGCTATATTGGTGTCGCTCCTTTCAAGAAAGAATCTGGTACATCTGTGAGAAAAGGCTCGTCAGTCTCTAAGAAAGGTTTTAAACAGGCAAAGGCAGATTTGTCCATTGCCTGTTTGGTTTGCATGCAGCACATTCCGAACATCAGAGATTACTGGGAACGCAAGAGAAAGGAGAAATGCAGTGGAATAGTGTTTAATGCAATCAAGTTTAAGATGATACTCCGTATGTTTGCCGTTATAAAACGAGGTACTCCGTATGTGGAGACGGACAATTATCGAAATGGGAAAAACAAGCAACCAGGAGTGAACTAACAGTGTTTTAAGACCATCACTATACCATGATAGAGTCTCTTGGTTGCTTTTGGCACTACCTTTGCGAGGAATCCTCAAAAGGAAGGAACTCCAGACAGAGGTAGTGAACTTTTTAATCTTAGGCAAAGCCCTTTCCCTTGATATAGTCTCCTCTGCCCGAAATGTCAGACTCAGTGCCTTTTAGGGAATTAGCTGTCCGTCCCAGCTTTTAAAAGATTTGGCTTATCCTGACATAGAGAGTTCCTTTCGTAAAGCGGTGCAAAGATATGAAAAATAAATCATTTGTAGGCATTGACATCTCTAAAAATGTCATAGATGTATCTATATTTCGTGAGGACACCAACATCAAAATGTTCCCTCATGAGGTGTTCAACAACACTCGCAAGGGATTTGGCGATATGTGCTCATGGCTCAAAAAGAGCCGTGTGGTACTTTCCCAAGCCCTGTTTGGCATGGAATTTACAGGTTGCTACTCCTTGGACTTGGAAAAATTCCTCACGTCCAAGAATTACTCTTTCTGTATGCTTAGTACACGTATAGTAAAACATCATCCTATGGGGACAATAGATAAGCGAGACAAGAATGACTCTGCAAAGATAGCTGACTTCCTCTATCGTTATGATGGCACGGAATGTGCCAAGCCATACAAGTTGCCAAGCAAGGCTATGCAACAATTGAAGCAACTTGTCAATGAGCGTAAGTTCCTTGTGGAGCAACGGACAAACTTTATGAACCGAATGCAGATGTTTGAAACGAAAGAGGATTCTGCCATGTATGAGAGCTACATTAAAAAGCTCAATCATGACATTGAGAAGATAGATCAGGAAGAGTGTGAATTAATGTCCA includes these proteins:
- a CDS encoding leucine-rich repeat protein is translated as MQYPLISEYVRAIQDTSNNLDELAHLVPVLDDHGEPYRSSGAFAVVFKMKDEQTGKCYALKCFTEEQEGRAEAYRQIADELEFVDSSYITSVKYLDKEIFVDSSCEEDEFPVLLMDWIDGETMENYIAENYQDNYAMAMLCYRFCKMAAWLRSQPFAHGDIKPDNIMVRPDGNLTLVDYDGMFVPAMKGQKSPTFGTKDFSHPLRTVDDFDESIDDFALASIALSLKAISLESSLLDEYGATDRLLFSAEDYRDLSKSKIMSTLQGFMYDEDIMHLLSIFFMVCTKRKLPKSVNRYFRLLNRLTEKMLSEVTDDVWKNSIVDEYGVRYSNDGTLLLSGSDLLVDNYSIRQGTKMICLSAFDFNQKIKFLNIPDSVEYIADSAFSACMNLVGVSCPKSLSYIGVGAFDSCDSLRLISNINENVIIREGAFHGCKNMDIFTKQRFEKSFGKEVFE
- a CDS encoding IS110 family transposase encodes the protein MDKELYIGVDVSKQTLDLAYYDGESIDWKKAHIKVSNNNAGFKKIGSWVAKVSKGFDIVLFCMEYTGLYTQNFRLWLEEKHYIYRMVEPRKMHRFEPDLDDGLRSLDRIKTDELDSFRIAIYCEQNHRKILRNPSKLPSPVYFKLKRLLAERKQTVKQSVLYKQQLHDICAYDTDLSVERKNGQLKTLNDALKGIDNEIDMYIKEDADISKNFSLLTSIPGIGRVVALETIVLTENFMAIDNPRKYACYIGVAPFKKESGTSVRKGSSVSKKGFKQAKADLSIACLVCMQHIPNIRDYWERKRKEKCSGIVFNAIKFKMILRMFAVIKRGTPYVETDNYRNGKNKQPGVN
- a CDS encoding IS110 family transposase, translating into MKNKSFVGIDISKNVIDVSIFREDTNIKMFPHEVFNNTRKGFGDMCSWLKKSRVVLSQALFGMEFTGCYSLDLEKFLTSKNYSFCMLSTRIVKHHPMGTIDKRDKNDSAKIADFLYRYDGTECAKPYKLPSKAMQQLKQLVNERKFLVEQRTNFMNRMQMFETKEDSAMYESYIKKLNHDIEKIDQEECELMSKEEDVFDTFQNLLTIPGIGFVNATNIIAITRNFTAFDTARQYARYVGVAPCSHTSGTSVKWRARPSAHCNGQVKADLSMAALRAVEYDVEMQMFYNRKLGGRKDSDTKRKALNAVKFKLICRMFAIGKQKRKWEVLNTSDDRKNLHIEKSKASEL